A part of Aquibium oceanicum genomic DNA contains:
- a CDS encoding methylenetetrahydrofolate reductase has protein sequence MSVSDQNPAGLDLPLDPLPGHSSRGRLERVLRRGEFAVTAELNPPDSANAQDVYDRAAIFEGWVDGINAVDASGANCHMSSVGICALLTRMGFAPIMQISCRDKNRIAIQGDVLGAAAMGVGNILCLTGDGVQAGDQPGAKPVFDLDCMSLLETIRIMRDERKFLSGRKLTTPPEVFLGAAINPFAPPFDFRPHRLAKKVAAGAQFVQSQYCYDVPMFREYMKRVRDLGLVENCFILCGVGPLASARTAKWMRTNVPGVHIPDAVIARLEGAADRKKEGKRICVDIINEVKEIEGVSGIHVMAYRQEEFVAEIVDESGVLKGRRPWRREAGADDARVAEKLDRILHEEDAQSPGDLVRQAAG, from the coding sequence ATGAGCGTGTCCGACCAGAACCCGGCCGGCCTCGACCTGCCGCTCGACCCCCTGCCCGGCCACTCTTCGCGCGGACGCCTGGAAAGGGTGCTTCGCCGCGGCGAATTCGCCGTCACCGCCGAGTTGAACCCGCCCGACAGCGCCAATGCGCAGGATGTGTACGACCGGGCGGCGATCTTCGAAGGCTGGGTCGACGGCATCAACGCGGTCGATGCCTCGGGCGCCAATTGCCACATGTCGTCGGTCGGCATCTGCGCGCTGCTCACCCGCATGGGCTTTGCGCCGATCATGCAGATTTCCTGCCGCGACAAGAACCGCATCGCCATCCAGGGGGACGTCCTTGGCGCCGCCGCCATGGGCGTCGGCAACATACTGTGCCTCACCGGCGACGGCGTTCAGGCGGGCGATCAGCCCGGCGCCAAGCCGGTCTTCGATCTCGACTGCATGTCGCTCTTGGAAACCATCCGCATCATGCGCGACGAGCGGAAGTTCCTGTCCGGCCGCAAGCTCACCACGCCACCCGAGGTCTTCCTCGGCGCCGCGATCAATCCCTTCGCGCCGCCCTTCGACTTCCGCCCGCACCGGCTGGCCAAGAAGGTCGCCGCCGGGGCGCAGTTCGTGCAGAGCCAGTATTGCTATGACGTGCCGATGTTCCGCGAATACATGAAGCGCGTGCGCGACCTCGGGTTGGTCGAGAACTGCTTCATCCTATGCGGCGTCGGCCCCCTCGCCTCGGCCCGCACCGCCAAATGGATGCGGACCAACGTGCCGGGCGTCCACATCCCCGACGCCGTCATCGCGCGGCTCGAGGGCGCTGCCGACCGGAAGAAGGAAGGCAAGCGCATCTGCGTCGACATCATCAACGAGGTGAAGGAGATCGAGGGCGTCTCCGGCATCCACGTGATGGCCTACCGGCAGGAGGAGTTCGTCGCCGAGATCGTCGACGAGTCCGGCGTGCTCAAGGGCCGCCGGCCTTGGCGCCGCGAAGCCGGCGCCGACGATGCACGCGTCGCCGAGAAGCTCGACCGCATCCTGCACGAGGAAGACGCGCAGTCGCCGGGCGACCTCGTCCGGCAGGCCGCCGGATAA
- a CDS encoding methyltetrahydrofolate cobalamin methyltransferase encodes MTRTIVASATREIIIGFDQPFCVIGERINPTGRKKLAAEMVAGNFETVIKDALEQAAAGATMLDVNAGVTAVDPNATEPALLVQTMEIVQNLVDLPLSIDSSVSAAIEAALKVAKGRPLVNSVTGEEEKLEAILPLVKKYDVPVVAISNDETGISMDPDVRFAVAKKIVERCADFGIPAHDVVVDPLVMPIGALGDAGRQVFALLRRLREELKVNTTCGLSNISFGLPHRHGINAAFIPMVIGAGMTSAIMNPCRPQEMEAVRGANVLAGTDKDCTTWIRTYKDYKPGEHAAPAPVQVNAPGDAGGGRRRGGREARMARG; translated from the coding sequence ATGACCCGCACGATCGTCGCCTCCGCGACCAGGGAAATCATCATTGGCTTCGATCAGCCCTTCTGCGTCATCGGCGAGCGCATCAACCCGACCGGCCGCAAGAAGCTCGCCGCCGAGATGGTCGCCGGCAACTTCGAGACCGTAATAAAGGACGCACTCGAACAGGCCGCCGCCGGCGCTACCATGCTCGACGTCAATGCCGGTGTCACCGCCGTCGACCCCAATGCCACCGAACCCGCTTTGCTCGTCCAGACGATGGAGATCGTGCAGAACCTCGTCGACCTGCCGCTGTCGATCGACAGCTCCGTCTCGGCCGCCATCGAAGCCGCGCTGAAGGTCGCCAAGGGCCGTCCGTTGGTCAATTCGGTCACCGGCGAAGAGGAGAAGCTGGAGGCGATCCTGCCGCTGGTGAAGAAGTACGACGTGCCGGTCGTCGCCATCTCCAACGACGAGACCGGCATCTCCATGGACCCCGACGTGCGCTTCGCGGTCGCCAAGAAGATCGTCGAGCGCTGCGCCGATTTCGGCATTCCCGCGCACGACGTTGTCGTCGATCCCCTTGTCATGCCGATCGGCGCGCTGGGCGATGCCGGCCGCCAGGTCTTTGCGCTCCTGCGCCGCCTGCGCGAGGAGCTGAAGGTCAACACCACCTGCGGCCTCTCCAACATCTCCTTCGGCCTGCCCCACCGCCACGGCATCAACGCCGCCTTCATCCCCATGGTCATCGGCGCCGGCATGACCTCGGCCATCATGAACCCCTGCCGCCCGCAGGAGATGGAAGCCGTGCGCGGCGCCAACGTGCTTGCCGGCACCGACAAGGACTGCACCACCTGGATCCGCACCTACAAGGACTACAAGCCCGGCGAACACGCCGCCCCCGCGCCGGTCCAGGTCAACGCACCCGGCGACGCCGGCGGCGGCCGCCGCCGCGGCGGACGCGAGGCACGGATGGCGCGGGGGTGA
- a CDS encoding ASKHA domain-containing protein, translating into MPSGKRGRFPVGTPVLDAARSLGVYVESVCGGRATCGRCQIEVQEGSFAKHKIVSSNAHISPKGAKEARYERIRGLAEGRRLSCSATIQGDLVVDVPQDTVINAQVVRKSAIDRIIERNPAVQLCYVEVDEPDMHKPLGDLDRLKVMLDKDWGWDNLLVSQYLIPQVQGILRKGNWAVTAAIHRDLEASRPNIIALWPGLHNEAYGIACDIGSTTIAMHLVSLLSGRIVASSGMQNPQIRFGEDLMSRVSYVMMNPEGRAQLTKSVRDAVTELTRKVCAEGGVDPNNVLDAVIVGNPIMHHLFLGIDPTELGQAPFALAVSGSVHTWASDLGLGINTGARIYMLPCIAGHVGADAAGATLSEGPHRQDRMMLLVDVGTNAEIVLGNRDRVVAASSPTGPAFEGAEISSGQRAAPGAIERVRIDPATLEPRFKIIGSDLWSDEPGFDAEAEKLGITGICGSAIIEVVAEMFLAGIISEDGVVDGTLAARTDRIRQTGRTYSYLLHAGKQEISVTQNDVRAIQLAKSALYAGIKLLMEKLGVDHVDTICLAGAFGSFIDPKYAMILGLIPDCDLSEVKAVGNAAGTGALMALLNRDYRREIETTVRRIVKIETALEPRFQQHFVNAMALPNKVDSFPHLAAAVTLPEHSPRSEDAGDEATPRRRSREERAARRNRS; encoded by the coding sequence ATGCCCTCTGGCAAGCGCGGGCGCTTTCCCGTCGGCACGCCCGTGCTGGATGCCGCGCGCTCGCTCGGCGTCTACGTGGAAAGCGTGTGCGGTGGCCGGGCGACCTGCGGGCGCTGCCAGATCGAGGTGCAGGAAGGCAGCTTCGCCAAGCACAAGATCGTCTCGTCCAACGCCCACATCTCGCCGAAGGGGGCGAAGGAGGCGCGCTACGAGCGCATCCGCGGCCTGGCGGAAGGCCGCCGCCTCTCCTGCTCGGCCACCATCCAGGGCGACCTCGTCGTCGACGTTCCGCAGGACACGGTCATCAACGCCCAGGTCGTGCGCAAGTCTGCGATCGACCGTATCATCGAGCGCAACCCCGCCGTCCAGCTCTGCTACGTCGAGGTCGACGAGCCCGACATGCACAAGCCGCTCGGCGATCTCGACCGGCTCAAGGTGATGCTGGACAAGGACTGGGGCTGGGACAACCTGCTCGTCTCGCAGTACCTGATCCCGCAGGTGCAAGGCATCCTGCGCAAGGGCAACTGGGCCGTGACGGCCGCCATCCACCGCGATCTCGAGGCCTCGCGGCCCAACATCATCGCGCTGTGGCCGGGCCTGCACAACGAGGCCTACGGCATCGCCTGCGACATCGGCTCGACCACCATCGCCATGCACCTGGTCTCGCTGCTGTCCGGGCGCATCGTCGCCTCGTCGGGCATGCAGAACCCGCAGATCCGCTTCGGCGAGGATCTGATGAGCCGCGTCTCCTACGTCATGATGAACCCGGAAGGCCGCGCCCAGCTGACGAAATCCGTGCGCGACGCCGTCACCGAACTGACGCGCAAGGTCTGCGCGGAGGGCGGCGTCGATCCCAACAACGTGCTCGACGCGGTGATCGTCGGCAATCCGATCATGCATCACCTCTTCCTCGGCATCGACCCGACGGAGCTCGGCCAGGCGCCCTTCGCGCTCGCCGTCTCCGGCTCGGTCCACACCTGGGCGAGCGATCTGGGGCTCGGCATCAACACCGGGGCGCGCATCTACATGCTGCCCTGCATCGCCGGGCATGTCGGGGCGGACGCCGCCGGCGCCACCCTGTCGGAAGGCCCGCACCGCCAGGACCGCATGATGCTGCTGGTCGACGTCGGCACCAATGCCGAGATTGTGCTCGGCAACCGAGACAGGGTCGTCGCGGCCTCCTCGCCCACCGGTCCGGCCTTCGAAGGCGCCGAGATTTCGTCCGGCCAGCGCGCCGCCCCCGGCGCCATCGAGCGCGTGCGCATCGATCCCGCCACGCTGGAGCCGCGCTTCAAGATCATCGGCTCCGACCTGTGGTCCGACGAGCCCGGTTTCGACGCCGAAGCGGAAAAACTCGGCATCACCGGCATCTGCGGCTCGGCCATCATCGAGGTCGTGGCCGAGATGTTCCTCGCCGGCATCATCTCGGAGGACGGCGTCGTGGACGGCACGCTTGCCGCACGGACCGACCGCATCCGCCAGACCGGCCGCACCTATTCCTACCTGCTCCACGCCGGCAAGCAGGAGATATCCGTCACCCAGAACGACGTGCGCGCCATCCAGCTCGCCAAGTCGGCGCTCTATGCCGGCATCAAGCTGCTGATGGAGAAGCTCGGCGTCGACCACGTCGACACGATCTGCCTCGCGGGCGCCTTCGGCTCCTTCATCGACCCGAAATACGCGATGATCCTCGGCCTCATCCCGGACTGCGACCTGTCGGAGGTTAAGGCCGTGGGCAACGCCGCCGGTACGGGCGCCCTGATGGCCCTGCTCAACCGCGACTACCGCCGCGAGATCGAGACGACCGTGCGCCGCATCGTCAAGATCGAGACGGCGCTGGAGCCGCGCTTCCAGCAGCACTTCGTCAACGCCATGGCGCTGCCCAACAAGGTGGATTCCTTCCCGCACCTCGCGGCTGCAGTCACTCTGCCCGAGCATTCGCCGCGCAGCGAGGATGCCGGCGACGAGGCGACGCCGCGCCGCCGCTCGCGCGAGGAGCGGGCGGCGCGCCGGAACCGAAGCTGA
- a CDS encoding alpha/beta hydrolase, which translates to MPSLKSRLVGLYLKLTRKKGFASAKDLHDWIVWSRKRQSHLPPASIMRRMDVTSREIDGFPVYDVVPRERSSGHIVYFHGGAYCFEITSYHWKLIADIAERTGARVTVPIYPLAPEHDFHDMFRMAMATYRSVLGQSRASDVVFMGDSAGGNMAVVLTMMAARKHVPLPGRHVLISPGLDMAVTEAMTEAACQDPWLDVPGGEEAIRLYSAGIDVTDWRISPRYGDLSVLPKTLIFTSTRDLLCSGTMDFAAAARQAGIDVDLVVEEGMYHVWPLIETIEARRARDRIVEFLREVEMPKPGRAPAPVSVTALPAE; encoded by the coding sequence ATGCCAAGCCTGAAGAGCCGTCTGGTCGGTCTGTATCTCAAGCTCACCCGCAAGAAGGGCTTCGCGAGCGCCAAGGACCTGCACGACTGGATCGTCTGGTCGAGGAAGCGCCAAAGCCACCTGCCCCCCGCCTCGATCATGCGCCGCATGGACGTCACCAGCCGCGAGATCGACGGCTTTCCCGTCTACGACGTCGTGCCCCGCGAGCGCTCCTCGGGCCACATCGTCTATTTCCACGGCGGCGCCTACTGCTTCGAGATCACGAGCTATCACTGGAAGCTCATCGCCGACATCGCCGAACGCACGGGTGCCCGCGTCACCGTGCCGATCTATCCCCTCGCCCCGGAGCACGACTTCCACGACATGTTCCGCATGGCGATGGCGACCTACCGCTCCGTGCTCGGCCAGAGCCGCGCGAGCGACGTCGTCTTCATGGGCGACTCCGCCGGCGGCAACATGGCCGTCGTGCTCACCATGATGGCGGCGAGAAAGCACGTGCCGCTGCCCGGTCGTCATGTCCTCATCTCGCCCGGGCTGGACATGGCGGTGACAGAGGCGATGACCGAGGCGGCCTGCCAGGATCCGTGGCTGGACGTGCCGGGCGGCGAGGAGGCGATCCGGCTCTACAGCGCCGGCATCGACGTAACGGACTGGCGCATCAGCCCCCGCTATGGCGACCTGTCGGTGCTGCCGAAGACGCTGATCTTCACCAGCACGCGCGACCTGCTCTGCTCCGGCACCATGGATTTCGCCGCGGCGGCGCGGCAGGCCGGCATCGACGTCGACCTCGTGGTCGAAGAGGGGATGTACCATGTCTGGCCGCTGATCGAGACCATCGAGGCGCGCCGCGCCAGGGACCGCATAGTCGAATTCCTGCGCGAGGTGGAAATGCCGAAGCCCGGCCGTGCGCCCGCCCCCGTCTCTGTCACGGCTCTCCCCGCCGAATAG
- a CDS encoding LysR substrate-binding domain-containing protein, whose translation MNAPLNHPMPLLELDVLRTFVAIADTGSFTVAASAVFRTPSAVSMQIKKLEEQLGRSVFKRDARAVTLTIDGEMLLGYARRMLAINREAVSKFIVPDISGVVRLGSPDDYGERVLPTVLKRFAQSHPSIAVDVVIDQSASLRRRLEDRRLDITLMTNSFKTIAPDAEVLLTEPIVWAGAKGGCAHMREPLPVSLWEEGCAWRAGALEALGQMGREYRVAYMSAHTAGQRSAILADLAVAPLPKSFVAGDLVVLGEEDGLPDIGNYNLVMVVAPDASAPVLAAADHIRATFEAFRESGRF comes from the coding sequence ATGAACGCACCGCTCAACCATCCCATGCCGCTGCTCGAACTCGATGTGCTGCGCACCTTCGTGGCGATCGCCGACACGGGCTCGTTCACGGTCGCGGCCTCGGCCGTGTTCCGCACGCCGTCGGCTGTCTCCATGCAGATCAAGAAGCTCGAGGAGCAGCTCGGGCGTTCGGTTTTCAAGCGCGACGCGCGCGCGGTAACGCTCACCATCGATGGCGAGATGCTGCTCGGCTACGCGCGGCGCATGCTGGCGATCAACCGCGAGGCGGTGTCGAAATTCATCGTGCCCGATATCAGCGGCGTGGTGCGGCTCGGCTCGCCGGACGATTACGGTGAGCGGGTGCTGCCGACGGTGCTCAAGCGCTTCGCCCAGTCGCATCCCTCGATCGCGGTCGACGTCGTGATCGACCAGAGCGCCAGCCTGCGGCGGCGGCTGGAGGACCGGCGGCTCGACATCACGCTGATGACCAACTCGTTCAAGACGATCGCGCCCGACGCGGAAGTGCTGCTGACGGAGCCGATCGTATGGGCCGGCGCCAAGGGGGGATGCGCCCACATGCGCGAGCCGCTGCCGGTATCGCTGTGGGAGGAGGGCTGCGCCTGGCGCGCCGGCGCGCTGGAGGCGCTTGGACAGATGGGCAGGGAGTATCGGGTCGCCTACATGAGCGCCCACACGGCTGGACAGCGTTCGGCGATCCTGGCCGATCTCGCGGTAGCCCCGCTGCCGAAATCCTTCGTGGCGGGCGATCTCGTCGTGCTGGGCGAAGAAGACGGGCTGCCGGACATCGGCAACTACAACCTCGTCATGGTCGTCGCGCCGGACGCCTCGGCGCCGGTGCTGGCGGCGGCGGACCACATCCGCGCGACCTTCGAGGCGTTCCGGGAGAGCGGCCGATTCTGA
- a CDS encoding GlxA family transcriptional regulator, translating to MVAFATALEPLRIANRMLGHDAYRWRLASSDGKPVRASNGVECAVDTSLDDERRKMGGPERPSMVVVCSGINVEKYSNRTAFAWLREEYNRGVAVGGLCTGAHVLASAGLLSNKRCAIHWENLPGFSEKFPKANVFADLFEVDQNIYTCAGGTASLDMMLKLIGEDFDELLVNRICEQMLTDRVRSPTDRQRLPLRARLGVQNSKVLGIIELMEANLSEPLSLIEIADGVGLSRRQIERLFRQEMGRSPARYYLEVRLDRARHLLIQSSLPVVEVAVACGFVSASHFSKCYRELYARSPQQERNDRKQMLAA from the coding sequence ATGGTCGCGTTCGCCACGGCGCTCGAACCGTTGCGCATCGCCAACCGCATGCTCGGTCACGACGCCTATCGCTGGCGGCTCGCCAGCTCCGACGGCAAGCCCGTCCGCGCCTCCAATGGCGTCGAGTGTGCGGTCGACACCTCGCTCGACGACGAGCGCCGCAAGATGGGCGGCCCAGAGCGGCCCTCCATGGTGGTGGTGTGCAGCGGCATAAACGTCGAGAAATACTCGAACCGCACCGCCTTCGCCTGGCTGCGCGAGGAATACAATCGCGGCGTCGCCGTCGGCGGCCTGTGCACCGGCGCACACGTGCTGGCCTCCGCCGGCCTGCTCTCCAACAAGCGCTGCGCCATTCACTGGGAAAACCTTCCGGGCTTCTCGGAGAAATTCCCCAAGGCCAACGTGTTCGCCGATCTCTTCGAGGTCGACCAGAACATCTACACCTGTGCCGGCGGCACCGCCTCGCTCGACATGATGCTGAAGCTGATCGGCGAGGATTTCGACGAACTCCTGGTCAACCGCATCTGCGAGCAGATGCTGACCGATCGCGTGCGCAGCCCGACCGACCGCCAGCGCCTGCCGCTGCGCGCCCGCCTCGGCGTGCAGAACTCCAAGGTGCTCGGCATCATCGAGCTGATGGAGGCGAACCTCTCCGAACCCCTGTCGCTGATCGAGATCGCTGACGGCGTCGGCCTGTCGCGCCGCCAGATCGAGCGGCTGTTCCGCCAGGAGATGGGCCGCTCGCCGGCGCGCTATTACCTCGAAGTCCGCCTCGACCGCGCCCGCCACCTCCTGATCCAGTCCTCGCTGCCGGTGGTCGAAGTGGCCGTGGCCTGCGGCTTCGTCTCCGCCTCGCACTTCTCCAAGTGCTACCGCGAACTCTACGCCCGCTCCCCCCAGCAGGAACGCAACGACCGCAAGCAGATGCTTGCGGCGTGA
- a CDS encoding YcxB family protein, whose product MDEAAKEPAPSSEGLSFTFTDVLDRSDYVAMCMRLSQPSLKSLISEFFIVFSIILIAQYLFTAKTFSEYGRYFFLEDGYIHFMMTVFLLFAFALIIQRISTMRKARRHFPNIIGANEEFEIYFNQLGIEHSSEGAFSRLEWAIVKYVLETKQHFFLGLGPYNAVIVPKRLFSDALQLDAFRGFVHRRAGVGSETVKG is encoded by the coding sequence TTGGATGAGGCGGCGAAAGAGCCTGCACCCTCATCGGAGGGACTCTCGTTCACGTTCACCGATGTATTGGACCGGAGCGATTATGTTGCAATGTGCATGCGACTATCACAACCGTCGCTCAAATCCTTAATTAGTGAATTTTTTATTGTTTTTTCAATCATATTGATTGCTCAATATCTATTCACCGCAAAGACATTTTCGGAATACGGTCGTTATTTTTTCTTAGAAGATGGATATATTCATTTCATGATGACTGTATTTCTCCTATTTGCATTTGCGCTTATAATTCAGAGGATTTCTACGATGCGCAAAGCGCGGAGGCATTTTCCTAATATAATAGGCGCAAACGAAGAATTCGAGATATACTTTAATCAGCTGGGTATCGAGCACTCATCCGAGGGTGCATTTTCACGACTGGAGTGGGCCATCGTCAAATACGTGCTTGAAACGAAACAGCATTTTTTCCTTGGTTTAGGTCCATACAACGCAGTCATCGTGCCGAAACGACTCTTCTCAGATGCGCTGCAGTTGGATGCGTTCCGGGGCTTTGTTCACCGCAGAGCGGGAGTCGGAAGCGAGACCGTCAAAGGTTAG
- a CDS encoding DUF1194 domain-containing protein has protein sequence MRKTAFGALAVGLASLLLGPLPGLAQNATHPEDDEVVDVELVLAVDVSLSMSPMELEIQRDGYAAALVHENVIQAIRDGVHGKIAVTYFEWAGDFTQRVVVPWTRIGSLGEAEAFVEQMTATPPRSARRTSISGGLTFAEGLFEDNGFRGMKRVIDISGDGPNNQGEQVDVTRDGIVEKGITINGLPLMTRSGFSTVYDVKDLDVYYENCVIGGPGAFVIPVNDWSQFPEAIRRKLVLELAGLFPEPRESERLPVQLIAATAGYDCLIGEKIWQNRSRMWEN, from the coding sequence ATGCGCAAGACGGCCTTCGGTGCGCTGGCGGTCGGGCTCGCCTCGCTGCTCCTCGGCCCCCTTCCGGGTCTTGCCCAGAACGCGACGCATCCCGAGGACGACGAGGTGGTCGACGTCGAACTCGTGCTGGCGGTCGACGTCTCGCTCTCGATGTCGCCGATGGAGCTGGAGATCCAGCGCGACGGATATGCCGCCGCGCTCGTGCACGAGAACGTCATCCAGGCGATCCGCGACGGCGTGCACGGCAAGATCGCCGTCACCTACTTCGAATGGGCCGGCGACTTCACGCAGCGCGTCGTGGTCCCGTGGACCCGCATCGGGTCGCTCGGCGAGGCCGAGGCCTTCGTGGAGCAGATGACGGCCACGCCGCCGCGCAGCGCCCGCAGGACGTCGATCTCGGGCGGGCTGACCTTCGCCGAGGGCCTGTTCGAGGACAACGGGTTCCGCGGCATGAAGCGGGTGATCGACATCTCCGGCGACGGGCCGAACAACCAGGGCGAACAGGTCGATGTGACGCGCGACGGGATCGTGGAAAAGGGCATCACGATCAACGGCCTGCCGCTGATGACGCGGAGCGGCTTCTCGACCGTCTACGACGTGAAGGACCTCGACGTCTATTACGAGAACTGCGTGATCGGCGGGCCGGGCGCTTTCGTCATTCCGGTCAACGACTGGTCGCAGTTTCCAGAGGCGATCCGGCGCAAGCTGGTGCTGGAGCTCGCCGGCCTGTTCCCCGAGCCGCGCGAGAGCGAGCGGTTGCCGGTGCAATTGATTGCTGCGACGGCGGGTTACGATTGCCTGATCGGGGAGAAGATCTGGCAGAACCGGTCGCGCATGTGGGAGAATTGA
- a CDS encoding DUF1194 domain-containing protein, which yields MAGFFLIIVPMSRCVSRIAGAAVGALALISSLPLRASDRVAENSLDPVDVELVLAVDTSSSMTKEELALQRHGYAAALRSREVIQAIADGPHGRIALTYFEWGASGSRRMVVPWTAIGSAADARRVADQLQAAKVANLFQTSISGAIRHSMRVLKDNEFSGTRRVIDISGDGPNNEGGLVTLSRDAAVDEGVTINGLPLMLDPRAFAGGTAGTLDHYYADCVIGGPRAFILPVSDWDQFPAAVRLKLVIELSGGETLFRKASGTAAQFVAGRSDCTIGEKIWSGMERG from the coding sequence ATGGCGGGCTTTTTCCTTATCATCGTGCCCATGAGCCGTTGCGTCTCCAGGATTGCGGGAGCGGCCGTCGGTGCGCTCGCCCTGATATCGTCCCTGCCGCTTCGTGCTTCGGACCGGGTGGCGGAGAATTCCCTCGATCCCGTCGACGTCGAACTCGTCCTGGCGGTCGACACCTCCAGTTCCATGACGAAGGAAGAACTTGCGCTGCAGCGGCATGGCTACGCGGCGGCGCTGAGGTCGCGCGAGGTGATCCAGGCGATCGCCGACGGGCCGCACGGGCGGATCGCGCTCACCTATTTCGAATGGGGCGCGTCGGGTTCGCGGCGGATGGTGGTTCCCTGGACCGCGATCGGCAGCGCCGCCGATGCCCGGCGCGTGGCTGACCAGCTCCAGGCGGCGAAGGTGGCGAACCTCTTCCAGACATCCATCTCCGGTGCCATCCGCCATTCCATGCGGGTGCTGAAGGACAACGAGTTCAGCGGCACGCGGCGTGTGATCGACATATCGGGCGATGGGCCGAACAACGAGGGCGGACTGGTGACGCTGTCGCGCGACGCGGCGGTGGACGAGGGGGTGACCATCAACGGGCTGCCCCTGATGCTCGATCCGCGCGCCTTCGCGGGCGGCACCGCCGGCACACTCGACCATTATTACGCCGACTGCGTGATCGGCGGCCCGCGCGCCTTCATCCTTCCGGTCAGCGACTGGGACCAGTTTCCGGCGGCCGTGCGCCTCAAGCTCGTGATCGAGCTTTCGGGCGGCGAGACGTTGTTCCGGAAGGCCTCCGGCACGGCTGCGCAGTTCGTGGCGGGGCGGTCGGATTGCACGATCGGCGAGAAGATCTGGAGCGGCATGGAGCGAGGCTGA
- a CDS encoding LysE family translocator, with amino-acid sequence MNDYLPQLLLAWSIQTMGIVAPGPSVMLILGVATGRGRLPALVTAFGVACGSIVLATATVLGITAIFAEVAAFMTAIRFIGAAYLLWLAYKAFRNAVKVPELHLKQVPSLSAWRAGLTGFTLQITNPKAILFWLAIASVGGVGNAPAPAIALFIAGAFVNSFIGHGGYALLLSSGPVRRIYFRFRRWVEAALGGFFAVASYTLATSR; translated from the coding sequence ATGAACGACTATCTTCCCCAGCTTCTGCTCGCCTGGTCGATCCAGACCATGGGCATCGTCGCGCCCGGCCCGAGCGTGATGCTGATCCTCGGCGTCGCCACCGGCAGAGGGCGGCTGCCGGCATTGGTGACGGCATTCGGCGTGGCCTGCGGCTCGATCGTCCTCGCCACTGCGACGGTCCTCGGCATCACGGCGATCTTCGCCGAAGTCGCCGCCTTCATGACGGCGATCCGCTTCATCGGCGCCGCCTATCTGCTGTGGCTCGCGTACAAGGCCTTCCGCAATGCCGTCAAAGTGCCCGAACTGCACCTGAAACAGGTCCCGTCGCTCAGCGCATGGCGGGCCGGCCTCACCGGCTTCACGCTGCAGATCACCAATCCGAAGGCGATTCTTTTCTGGCTGGCCATCGCCAGCGTCGGCGGCGTGGGCAACGCGCCGGCGCCCGCCATCGCGCTGTTCATCGCGGGCGCCTTCGTCAATTCCTTCATCGGCCACGGCGGATATGCGCTGCTCCTGTCGTCCGGACCGGTGCGCCGCATCTATTTCCGCTTCCGCCGCTGGGTCGAAGCCGCGCTCGGCGGCTTCTTCGCCGTCGCCAGCTACACGCTCGCGACGTCTCGCTAA